Within Amycolatopsis sp. cg5, the genomic segment GGCGCGGCGATCGAGACGACGCCCGCGATCGGGAGCTTGTCGTTCTGGGCGGCGCGCAGGCAGGTCGTGCCACCGAGCGAGTTGCCCGCGATGACGACCGGGCCGAGCACGGACTGCTCGCGGATCACCGCGGCGGCGAACGCGTCGAGCTGGGGCAGCATGGCGCCGGCCCGCAGCTCGTCGGCCTCACCGAAGCCGGGGAGGTCGACCGCCATGGCGGGGACGCCCGCCTTGGCGAGTTCGGTCAGGACAGGGCGCCACGTGTCCGCGCTGTCGCAGAACCCGTGGAACAACACGAGACGGGGAGTGGTCGGACGGCTGGGCGTCCGGGGTGCTCCGCGGCGAAAGCGGGTGGTGCGGCCGCTTTCGCCGTCGGCGGCCGGTGGGCCGACTTCGAGGACACGGGTGCGCACACCGGCGAAACGCCGGTAGGTCACCCTGATGGACGTCGGGTCGGACACTTTCGTCTGGCCGGCCGGTGAAGCCGGCGCCGGCCGCTGTGTTGCGGTCATGTGTCTAGGTTAGACATCGGATGTTGCTTTTGGGGCGCAGATCACAGGTCACGAAAAGGTCACAACGATCTTAGACATACGTATGTGCTGGTCACGCGGTTATGGGTGCTGACCTGCGAAGGAATTGAGGGGTACCCCTACCCAGGCCACGGCCGTATCACGGAGGGGTCTAGACCAAGTCAAGGTCACTTCGTGAACACGATTTTGCCTGCGGTGTCGCCCTCGAACATGCTCTTGAAGCCCTCTTCGGCACGCTCGAAGGGCAGTTCCTGGCCGATCTGCGGCTTGATGCCCTGGAGATCGACGTAGGAGAGCAGGTCCGCGAGCTCGTCGCGGGTGCCCATGGTCGAGCCCGCGATCCGCAGCTGCAGGAAGAAGACGCGCTGCAGCTCGGCGTGCGCGTCGGGCCCGCTGGTCGAGCCGGAGACCACGATGATGCCGCCCGGCTTGAGTGACTTGACCGAGTGCGACCAGGTCGCCTTGCCGACGGTCTCGAACACCGCGTCGACCCGCTCCGGCAGCCGCGCGCCGGACTCGAACGCCTGGTGCGCGCCGAGACCGGTGGCCAGCGCCCGCTTCTCCTCGCTGCGCCCGGTGACCCAGACCCGGAACCCGGCCGCGCGGCCGAGCTGGATCAGCGCCGTCGAGACACCGCCGGACGCGCCCTGCACCAGCATCGTCTGGCCCGGCCGCAGCCCCGACTTCACGAACAGCATGCGGTACGCGGTCAGCCAGGCCGTGCCCATCGTGGCGGCTTCGCTGAAGGACAGGCCTGCCGGCTTCGGGATGACGTTGCGCTTCGGCACGATGACGTAGTCGGCGAAGGTGCCCTGGTGCTTCTCGGTCAGCAGGGTGCGCTTCGGGTCGAGCGTGTCGTCGCCCTGCCAGCCAGGCGCGTTGACGACCGCGTGCAGCACGACCTCGGAGCCGTCGTCGAGCACGCCTGCGCCGTCGCAGCCGAGGATCATCGGGAACTGCTCTGGCTTGATGCCGACCCCGCGCAGCGTCCACAGGTCGTGCATGTTGAGGCTGGCGGCCTTGACGGCCACCCGCACCCAGCCATCGGGCACCTCGGGGTCGGGGCGTTCGCCGACGACCAGCGACTCGAGCGGCTTTTCGGCGTTGGGCGCGGAGGCGTACACGGCGAACATGTCTGCAACCTACCGGGCAGGCAAGTGAGGGCGCAGCGTCGAAGGTACGGTTGTGCTGTGTTTAACGGCCTGGCTGATTGGTGGGACGGCGTCGAGCTGTGGCTCGCGCAGCTGCCGTTCCTGCTCCAGTTCGTCTTCGTGCTGGCCGTGCTCGTCCCGCTCTGCCTGCTGGTCGCCTGGCTGATCGACAAGGCCGTCGGCGCGCTCGCGGGGTGGCTCGGCACGGGCCGTGACCGCTCCTCCTAAGCTGGCGCACCATGTTCAACCGAAGGCGGATCACCGCCGCGCTGATCGGCCTCATCGTGCTGGTGCTCGGTGGCTGGCTGGTCAAGACCCAGGTCTCCGACGACGCGCCCGCGAAGCCTGCGCCATCCTCGTCGGCGCCCTCCTCCCAAGCCGTTTCTTCGGGCAAGCTTCCGGGCAGTGATTCCGGCCTGCCGGTCAAGGGCCTGTCGACGCTGCCGTCCGAGGCGGGCGACACCTGGAAGCTCATCAAGGCCAACGGCCCGTTCCCGTATCCGCGCAACGACGGCGTGCCGTTCGAAAACCGCGAGAAGATCCTGCCCCGCAAGGACTCCGGGTACTACAAGGAGTACACCGTGAAGACCCCGGGCAGCCCCGACCGCGGCGCCAGGCGGCTCGTGACCGGGCAGTCGAAGGAGCTCTACTACACGGGCGACCACTACTCGTCCTTCGTCGTCGTGGACCCGGCGAAATGACCGCCACCGAGACGGCTGTCGCCGAGGCCCGCGCCCGTGGCGCGTACCCGCACGTCGTCGACGGCAAGCACGCCGTCGACAAGCTCTCGGCGATGGACGCGATCGCCGCGGCGCTGTCGTTCCCGAAGCACTTCGGCCGCAACCTCGACGCGCTCTACGACTCGCTGACCGACCTGTCGTGGCTCCAGCCCGGCGAGCACGTGCTGATCTGGCCCGGTTCCGACCGCCTCAAGGAAACCGACCCGAAGGCGTACCTCGCGGTGCGCGCTGTCCTTTCGGACGCCCAACGGGCCCTCGCGCCCAGCGGCGACCGAAGTGACGATCGGCTGCTGACCGTGGTACTCACGGAGGCATGACCCGCTGGTCCGCCGAGCTGGCGACGATCTCGTCGCTGCTTCTCAAGCACTACGCGTTCCCGGAAGTCGCTTCGCGGATCGTGGCTTCGTTAGGCGACTTCTCAGAGTGTCTGGACGAGCAGGCGTTCGCTGAGGCGGTCACGCCGGTTCTGCGGTCGGTAAACGGTGACAAGCACCTGACGCTCGACTTCGGCAAGCTTGAGCCGATGAGCGTCCGTGCCGCTCGTGACGGGCATGGGGTCACGGTCAGCCGGCTGCCGGATCGCGTCGCGCTCGTCGAGATCCGGCGCTTCTGGCCGGCGTCGATCTCGGGTGCGTTCGTGACGGCGGCGATGAGCGCGGTCGCCGACGCGTCCACGCTGATCCTCGACCTGCGGCGCAACGTCGGTGGCGAGCCGGACACCCTGCTGCTGGTGGCGAGCTGCCTGTTCGACCGGCCGACGGCGTTGAGCAGCCTGTACTTTCCCTCGTCGGGCGTCACCGAGCGGCTGGTCACGAGTCCCGTGCCGGGATTCGGCGGCGCGAAACCGGTGTTCGTGCTGACCAGCGCGTCGACGTTCTCAGGCGGCGAGGCGCTGGCATACGACCTGCAGCAGTGCGGCCGCGCCACCGTGGTCGGCGAGACCACGGCGGGCGGCGCGAACTTCGGCGACTACCACGCCGTCACCGACCAGCTCGACCTCAGCGTCCCCGACGGCTACCCGGTCAACCCGATCTCGGGCACCAACTGGGAAGGCGTCGGCGTGCGCCCGGACATTCCCGTGCCCGCCGCCGACGCGCTCAAGGTCGCGACGAGTCAGTCTTGAGGAACCCAGTTGGGCTTGCGCTTCTGAGCGAAAGCCGTGATGCCTTCCTGGCCCTCTTCGCTGGCGAAGAAGCGCGTCGAAAGCGCGAGCATCTCTTCGAAGCCATCTGAAGGCGTCGCCGGGCGAGGCTTGCTCAGAAGCTCCTTGGTGGTTGCCAAAGCCTTCGGGCCACCGAGAGTGAGAGCCTTGACGTAGCGCTCGACCTCGGCGTCGAGCGCGTCAGCATCGACAGCCGAGTTGATAAGGCCGATGTTGGCCGCGCGCTCCGCGTCGAAGGTGTCACCGGTGAGGAACAGCTCGTGCGCCGCGCGCGCGTTCAACCGGGGGAACACGGTCAGCGAGATGATCGCGGGCACCACACCGATGCGCACCTCGCTGAACGCGAAGGTCGCCGTCTTGACCGCGACCGCGATGTCGGTGGCGGCGATCATGCCGATCCCACCGGCACGGGCCGGGCCCGCGAGCCGTGCGACGACCGGCTTCGGGCTCGTCCACAGCTGGTCCAGGATCTGCGGGAACTCGTTGACGCCCTGGTCGCCCGCGCCGGCCCCGCGCGCTTCCTTGAGGTCCATGCCCGCGCAGAACACCGGGCCGGTGTGCGTCAGCACGATCACCCGCACGTCGTCGTCCGCGCGCGCCTTGGTCAGGCTCTCGCTCAGCTCGCGGCGCAGCTGCGCGGACAGCGCGTTGCGGTTGTGCGGGGAGTCCAGCGTGATCGTGGCGACACCAGCCGCCACCTCGTAGTGCACCAGTTCGTCAGCCATGGCCACACCCTAAGGCCCGGGGATAAAGCGGGCTTTACTCCGCGAAGTAAAGCCCGCTTTATCCCGGTGTCCTAGCCGATGGTCGTGGTGGTGAAGACCGGGCTCGGGTTGGGGAAGCACGCGGTCGGCGCCGAGATGTCGATGAACGAGCTGACCACGGCGGTGAAGGTCAGGCCGGGGTCGGTGTAGCTGGTGCCGGAGATCTTGGTCTGGATGGTGCCGGACGTACCCGCCTTCAAGGTCGCGGTGACGGTCGGCAGCTCGAAGGCGGCGCCGCCCTTGATCGGGCCGGGGAAGCTGAGCGTCGCGACGCCGTTGGCGACGGCGATCTTGGGCGGGGTGCTGCCGAGGCCGGAGCCGCCGGAGAGGGTGGCGTTCACGTAGGTCGAGTTCGCCGGGATCGGGAACTTGAGCGTGAACGTCTTGACCTCCTTCAGTTTGTAGCCCGCGACCGTGGTCGGGAGCGTGTTGGGCGCCGGGTCGATGACGACGGTGAGGTTGGCGCCTGGCGCGACCGTCGCGGGGGCGGTGACGGTGGCGTCCTGGGCGAAGTTCGCCTTCTGCGGGCCGACGATGGGGGCGTTGGCCTGGCAGTCGAAGTTGACCGCGGTGGCCGCGGAAGCCGGGGTGGCGAGCGCGAGAGCTGGGATGGCCGCCAGAGCGGCCGCGGTCAGGGTTCGGCGCAGAGCTGACTTCATCGAGGCTCCAGAGGGGGAGTTGGGGAGATGGTGAGAAGCCGCGCGGCGTTTAGATAGTTACCGGCAAGTTAAGTAATCAGTCAAGGATTGACCGTTCCCATAAGCGGGGCGTAGCTCAAATGGGAAAAAGATTCACGTATTGGCTCAGCGGGTCTGACTTGTCGGCGCAGTGCCGGTCACGTTAGGCGACGGCGGCGGCCGCGACGAGGCGCATCGCCTCGTACCGCCGCAACACTACCCGCGCTACCCGTTCATCGGGACCGAGCGGCTCGGCCACGAAGGTCGCATCCGTTGCCAGCGCGGCGATCCGGTCGGGCAGCAGTCCCGGCGCGAGGAACCACGACGCCACCACGATCCGGTCCGCGCCCCGCGTGCGCAGCTGCGCGATGGCCGCCGGGACGTCCGGCTGGGCGGTGCTCGCGAACGCGGGCGACACCGGGACGCCGAGCTTGGCCTGCCAGCGGCTCGCGAGGTCGGCGACCGCCGAGTTCGCGCCCGCGTTGGACGAACCCACCGCGCTGACAACGATTCCCGCGCCGGTCAAGTCCGTTCCGGACAGTTTGTCTAGTGCGACAGCCTCGATCAGCGGGTCGATGCCCAGTACGTCGGAGACGGACACGGTGAACTCGGGACCGTCGACTTCCGCGACGAGAGCGGGAAGATCGACTCGCGCGTGGTAGGCGCTGCCCAGGAGCAGCGGAACCACGATCACTTCGCGATGACCCTCGTCGCGAAGCTCCTTGAGCACGTCGGTCACGAGCGGTGTCGACAAATCCAGAAAGGACGCCCGCACGTCGAGGCCGGGCGCCTGCGCGCGCACGACCTCGACGAGCTCTCGCACGGTCGCCGCGGATCTGGAATCCCGGCTTCCGTGCGCGACCGCGACCAAGGGCACCGTCATGCGAACCGCTCACCGACCAGCCCGGCGGCGAGGGTGTCGCCGTCCTTCGGGTCGATCACGATGAACGCGCCGGTGCGCGGGCTGAGCTTGTAGTCGTCGACCGGCAGCTCCTCGGCGAGGCGCAGGGTGACCTGACCGATGTCGTTGAGCTGCAACGACTCCGGATCGCCCACAGTGGACAGTGTCTGCTCGTCGAAGCGGGCGTTGAGCTCCTCGACGATCGCCTTCACGGTCTTCGCGCCGTGTTTGACCCACACCTGCGCGCCCGCCTTCAGCGGCTTGCTCGACAGCCAGCACAACGCGGCCGAGATCTCGTCGGTGACCGCGGGCTGACGCTCGGCCGAGGCGATCAGCTCACCACGTGCGATGTCGAAGTCGTCGGCCAGCAGGATGGTCACCGAGCTGCCGGCACCCGCCTCTTCGAGCGGGCCGTCCGGCGTGTCGATGCGCTCGACCGTCGTGTGCAGTCCTTGGGGCAGAACGACGACAGCGTCACCGGGGCGGACCGTGCCCGCCGCGATCTGCCCGGCGTAGCCCCGGTAGTCCGGGTACTCGGGCGTGCGCGGCCGGATCACGTACTGCACCGGGAACCGGAACGCCGCGTCGTGCGGGTCCGGCGCCACCGGCACGTTTTCCAGGTGCTCCAGCAGCGTCGGCCCGAGGTACCACGGCGTCCGGTCTGATTTGGACGCGACGTTGTCGCCTTCCAGCGCCGAAACCGGGATCGACAGCACGGTGCCGTCCTGGTAGCCGAGCGACTTGGCGTGCGACTGGAACTCGTCGGCGATCACGGCGAAGGTGGCTTCGTCGTAGTCGATCAGGTCGATCTTGTTGACCGCGAGCACCAGCTGCGGCACGCCGAGCAGCGACAGCACGGCCGCGTGGCGCCGGGTCTGCTCGATGACGCCCTTGCGCGCGTCGACCAGCAGTACGGCGAGCTGCGCGGTGGACGCCCCGGTCACCGTGTTGCGCGTGTACTGCACGTGGCCAGGCGTGTCCGCGAGCACGAAACTCCGCTTGGGCGTGGCGAAGTACCGGTACGCCACGTCGATGGTGATGCCCTGCTCGCGCTCCGAGCGCAGGCCGTCGACCAGTAGTGAAAGGTCCGGCGTGGACAGTCCTTTGTCGACACTCGCGCGGGTGACCGCGTCGAGCTGGTCGGCGAGCACGGATTTCGTGTCGTAGAGCAGCCGGCCGACCAGAGTGGACTTTCCGTCGTCCACGCTGCCCGCGGTGGCCAGCCTCAACAAGCTGCTCATCAGAAGTAGCCCTCTCGCTTGCGGTCTTCCATGGCCGCTTCGGACATGCGGTCGTCGGCACGCGTCGCGCCGCGCTCGGTGAGCCTGCTGGCCGACACCTCGGCGATGACCTCTTCGACGGTCGCGGCCGTCGACTCGATCGCGCCGGTGCACGAGCCGTCGCCGACGGTGCGGTAGCGGACGGTCAGCTCCTTGACCTCTTCGTGCGGTTTCGGGCCGCCCCAAGGACCTTCGGCCAGCCACATGCCGTCACGCTGGTACACCTCGCGCTGGTGCGCGTAGTAGATCGACGGCAGCTCGACCTTTTCGCGGGCGATGTAGTTCCAGACGTCCGCCTCGGTCCAGTTGGACAGCGGGAACACGCGGACCTGCTCGCCGGGACGGTGCCGTCCGTTGTAGAGGTTCCACAGCTCCGGACGCTGACGGCGCGGTTCCCACTGGCCGAAAGCGTTGCGCAGGCTGAAGATCCGCTCCTTCGCCCGCGCGCGCTCCTCGTCACGCCGACCGCCGCCGAACACGGCGTCGAACTTGTTCTCGGCGATCGTCTCCAGCAGGGGAGTGGTCTGCAGCGGGTTGCGCAGGCCGTCCGCACGCTCTTCCAGCTTGCCGTCGTCGATCCAGTCCTGCACCTTCGCGACGACCAGGCGCAGCCCGTGCTTCTCGACGACGCGATCCCGGAACTCGATCACCTCGTCGAAGTTGTGCCCGGTGTCCACATGCAACAGCGGGAACGGCACCGGTGCGGGCCAGAACGCCTTGATCGCCAAGTGCAGCAGCAGCGTCGAGTCCTTGCCGCCGGAGAACAGGATCACCGGGCGGTCGAACTCACCGGCGACCTCGCGGAAGATGTGGATGGCTTCGGATTCCAGTGCGGCCAGGTTGTCCTGCGCCGCATCGGTCGCCGGTTCGAGCGTGGTCATGAATCCCCTTCTCAGCCGTGCAAACCGCACTCGGTCTTGGACTGGCCCGCCCACCGGCCGCTGCGCGGGTCTTGACCCGGCTCGACCTTCGCGGTGCACGGCGCGCAGCCGATCGACAGATATCCGATGGACACCAACGGGTTCTGCAGGATCCCGTGCTCGGCGATGTAGTCGTTGAACTCGTCGTCGGTCCACGGCGCGATCGGGTTGATCTTCACCAGCCCGTTGCGGTCGTCCCAGGTGACGATCGGGGTGTTCGCGCGGGTCGGCGCGTCGACGCGGCGGACGCCGGTCACCCATGCCGAGTACTTCGCGAGTGTGGAGCGCAGCGGCACCACCTTGCGCAGGTTGCAGCACAGGGCGGCGTCGCGTTCGTGCAGCTTGGGGCCGTACTCGGCGTCCTGCTCGGCGACGCTCTGCTCGGCCTGCGCGTTGACGATGCGGATGTCCGGGTACACCGTCGCGACCGCGTCGCGGGTGCCGATGGTCTCCGCGAAGTGGTAGCCGGTCTCGAGGAACAGGACGTCCACATCGGACTTCACCTTGGTGGCCAGGTCGACCAGCACGGCGTCCTGCATGTTGGACGCCACGATGAAGTCGTCACCGAACGTTTCGGCGGTCCAGCGCAAGGCTTCTTCGGCGGTGGCGTTCGCGAGTTCCGCGGAAGCCCGCTCTGCCAAGGTTTTGTAATCGGCTGTGGTGGTCATCTACTCGCCTCCGGTAGGGACAGGCCGATGAACTTGACCGAGAAGACCCGTCGACAGGCCGAACAAAGCCAGCCGCCGTTTTCTTCCGGCCTTAGATCCTCATCGCCGCAATATGGGCAGTAGAAAGGAGTCGCGCGTTCGGTCACTGCAACACGCTCTCGTCGGCACGCGTGACCCACTGGGCGAACCGCTCGCCGGGCTCGCGTCCGGCGAGGTAGGCGCGCACGAGACGCTCGACGTATTCGGTCACGTGCGCGCTGGTCACCTTGTGGCCACGCAGTTTCCGGCCGAAACCGGCGTCGAGCCCGAGCCCGCCGCCGAGGTGCACCTGGAAGCCTTCGACCTGGTTGCCGTCGTCGTCGGTGACGATCTGGCCCTTGAGCCCGATGTCCGCCGTCTGCACCCTGGCGCAGGAGTTCGGGCAGCCGTTGAGGTGCACGGTGACCGGGTTGTCCAATTCGGACTGGATGTCGGCGAGCCGCTTTTCCAGCTCTCCCACCAGTTTGTGCGCCCGCGCCTTGGTTTCGACGATCGCGAGCTTGCAGAACTCCAGCCCGGTGCAGGCCATGATCCCGCGCCGCCACGGCGACGGTTCGGCCTGCAGTCCCAGCTCGGCGAGTTCCGCGGTGAGCGTGCCGACCTCGGCCTCGGGAACGTCGAGTACGACCAGTTTCTGGTGCGGGGTAAGGCGAACCCGGTTCGAGCCCGCGCGCTCGGCCGCCTTGGCGACGGCGATCAGCGTCGCACCGTTGACCCGGCCGGCGATCGGCGCGGCGCCGACGTAGAACTTGCCGTCGATCTGCTTGTGCACGCCGACGTGGTCGAGTGTCGCGGCGGGCACCTCGGGCGCGGGCCCGTCGATCAGCTTGCGCTTGAGGTACTCGTCTTCCAGCACCTGGCGGAACTTCTCCGCGCCCCAGTCCTTGACGAGGAACTTGATCCGCGCACGGGCCCGCAGCCTGCGGTAACCGTAGTCGCGGAACACGCTGATGACGCCTTCCCAGACGTCCGGCACCTCGTCGAGCGGCACCCACGCGCCGAGCCGCTGCGCGAGCATCGGGTTGGTCGACAGCCCACCGCCGACCCAGAGGTCGAAACCGGGGCCGTGTTCGGGGTGCACCACGCCGACGAAGGCGATGTCGTTGATCTCGTGCGCGATGTCGGCTTGGCCGGAGACCGCAGTCTTGAACTTGCGCGGCAGGTTGGAGTACCGCGGGTCGCCGATGAACCGGCGCTTGATCTCGTCGATGGCGGGCGTGCCGTCGATGATCTCGTCGGCCGCGATCCCCGCGACGGGCGAGCCGAGGATGACCCGCGGGCTGTCGCCGCACGCCTCCATCGTGGTCATGCCCGCGTCTTCGAGCTTCTGCCAGATCGTCGGCACGTCCTCGATCTGGATCCAGTGGTACTGGATGTTCTGCCGGTCGGTGATGTCCGCGGTGTCGCGCGCGTGCGTCTGCGAGATCTCACCCAGCACCGCGAGCTGCTCGGTGGTCAGCGCGCCGCCGTCGACGCGGACCCGGAGCATGAAGTACCGGTCGTCCAGCTCTTCGGGCTCCAGCGAGGCGGTCCGGCCGCCGTCGATGCCGGGCTTGCGCTGGGTGTAGAGCCCGAACCAGCGGAACCGTCCCCGCAGGTCACCGGGGTCGATCGAGTCGAAGCCCCCGCGCGCGTAGATGTTCTCGATGCGGGCCCGCACGTTCAGCGGGTTGTCGTCCTTCTTGGAGCGCTCGTTCGGGTTGAGCG encodes:
- a CDS encoding ribonuclease domain-containing protein; this encodes MFNRRRITAALIGLIVLVLGGWLVKTQVSDDAPAKPAPSSSAPSSQAVSSGKLPGSDSGLPVKGLSTLPSEAGDTWKLIKANGPFPYPRNDGVPFENREKILPRKDSGYYKEYTVKTPGSPDRGARRLVTGQSKELYYTGDHYSSFVVVDPAK
- a CDS encoding phosphoadenylyl-sulfate reductase, which encodes MTTTADYKTLAERASAELANATAEEALRWTAETFGDDFIVASNMQDAVLVDLATKVKSDVDVLFLETGYHFAETIGTRDAVATVYPDIRIVNAQAEQSVAEQDAEYGPKLHERDAALCCNLRKVVPLRSTLAKYSAWVTGVRRVDAPTRANTPIVTWDDRNGLVKINPIAPWTDDEFNDYIAEHGILQNPLVSIGYLSIGCAPCTAKVEPGQDPRSGRWAGQSKTECGLHG
- a CDS encoding nitrite/sulfite reductase produces the protein MATPTGRAPRVKQKRGEGQWALGYREPLNPNERSKKDDNPLNVRARIENIYARGGFDSIDPGDLRGRFRWFGLYTQRKPGIDGGRTASLEPEELDDRYFMLRVRVDGGALTTEQLAVLGEISQTHARDTADITDRQNIQYHWIQIEDVPTIWQKLEDAGMTTMEACGDSPRVILGSPVAGIAADEIIDGTPAIDEIKRRFIGDPRYSNLPRKFKTAVSGQADIAHEINDIAFVGVVHPEHGPGFDLWVGGGLSTNPMLAQRLGAWVPLDEVPDVWEGVISVFRDYGYRRLRARARIKFLVKDWGAEKFRQVLEDEYLKRKLIDGPAPEVPAATLDHVGVHKQIDGKFYVGAAPIAGRVNGATLIAVAKAAERAGSNRVRLTPHQKLVVLDVPEAEVGTLTAELAELGLQAEPSPWRRGIMACTGLEFCKLAIVETKARAHKLVGELEKRLADIQSELDNPVTVHLNGCPNSCARVQTADIGLKGQIVTDDDGNQVEGFQVHLGGGLGLDAGFGRKLRGHKVTSAHVTEYVERLVRAYLAGREPGERFAQWVTRADESVLQ
- a CDS encoding enoyl-CoA hydratase family protein, which encodes MADELVHYEVAAGVATITLDSPHNRNALSAQLRRELSESLTKARADDDVRVIVLTHTGPVFCAGMDLKEARGAGAGDQGVNEFPQILDQLWTSPKPVVARLAGPARAGGIGMIAATDIAVAVKTATFAFSEVRIGVVPAIISLTVFPRLNARAAHELFLTGDTFDAERAANIGLINSAVDADALDAEVERYVKALTLGGPKALATTKELLSKPRPATPSDGFEEMLALSTRFFASEEGQEGITAFAQKRKPNWVPQD
- a CDS encoding Insertion element protein — protein: MTERATPFYCPYCGDEDLRPEENGGWLCSACRRVFSVKFIGLSLPEASR
- a CDS encoding barstar family protein, whose translation is MTATETAVAEARARGAYPHVVDGKHAVDKLSAMDAIAAALSFPKHFGRNLDALYDSLTDLSWLQPGEHVLIWPGSDRLKETDPKAYLAVRAVLSDAQRALAPSGDRSDDRLLTVVLTEA
- the cysD gene encoding sulfate adenylyltransferase subunit CysD; the encoded protein is MTTLEPATDAAQDNLAALESEAIHIFREVAGEFDRPVILFSGGKDSTLLLHLAIKAFWPAPVPFPLLHVDTGHNFDEVIEFRDRVVEKHGLRLVVAKVQDWIDDGKLEERADGLRNPLQTTPLLETIAENKFDAVFGGGRRDEERARAKERIFSLRNAFGQWEPRRQRPELWNLYNGRHRPGEQVRVFPLSNWTEADVWNYIAREKVELPSIYYAHQREVYQRDGMWLAEGPWGGPKPHEEVKELTVRYRTVGDGSCTGAIESTAATVEEVIAEVSASRLTERGATRADDRMSEAAMEDRKREGYF
- a CDS encoding zinc-binding dehydrogenase, translating into MFAVYASAPNAEKPLESLVVGERPDPEVPDGWVRVAVKAASLNMHDLWTLRGVGIKPEQFPMILGCDGAGVLDDGSEVVLHAVVNAPGWQGDDTLDPKRTLLTEKHQGTFADYVIVPKRNVIPKPAGLSFSEAATMGTAWLTAYRMLFVKSGLRPGQTMLVQGASGGVSTALIQLGRAAGFRVWVTGRSEEKRALATGLGAHQAFESGARLPERVDAVFETVGKATWSHSVKSLKPGGIIVVSGSTSGPDAHAELQRVFFLQLRIAGSTMGTRDELADLLSYVDLQGIKPQIGQELPFERAEEGFKSMFEGDTAGKIVFTK
- a CDS encoding sirohydrochlorin chelatase encodes the protein MTVPLVAVAHGSRDSRSAATVRELVEVVRAQAPGLDVRASFLDLSTPLVTDVLKELRDEGHREVIVVPLLLGSAYHARVDLPALVAEVDGPEFTVSVSDVLGIDPLIEAVALDKLSGTDLTGAGIVVSAVGSSNAGANSAVADLASRWQAKLGVPVSPAFASTAQPDVPAAIAQLRTRGADRIVVASWFLAPGLLPDRIAALATDATFVAEPLGPDERVARVVLRRYEAMRLVAAAAVA
- a CDS encoding sulfate adenylyltransferase subunit 1; the encoded protein is MSSLLRLATAGSVDDGKSTLVGRLLYDTKSVLADQLDAVTRASVDKGLSTPDLSLLVDGLRSEREQGITIDVAYRYFATPKRSFVLADTPGHVQYTRNTVTGASTAQLAVLLVDARKGVIEQTRRHAAVLSLLGVPQLVLAVNKIDLIDYDEATFAVIADEFQSHAKSLGYQDGTVLSIPVSALEGDNVASKSDRTPWYLGPTLLEHLENVPVAPDPHDAAFRFPVQYVIRPRTPEYPDYRGYAGQIAAGTVRPGDAVVVLPQGLHTTVERIDTPDGPLEEAGAGSSVTILLADDFDIARGELIASAERQPAVTDEISAALCWLSSKPLKAGAQVWVKHGAKTVKAIVEELNARFDEQTLSTVGDPESLQLNDIGQVTLRLAEELPVDDYKLSPRTGAFIVIDPKDGDTLAAGLVGERFA
- a CDS encoding S41 family peptidase — its product is MTRWSAELATISSLLLKHYAFPEVASRIVASLGDFSECLDEQAFAEAVTPVLRSVNGDKHLTLDFGKLEPMSVRAARDGHGVTVSRLPDRVALVEIRRFWPASISGAFVTAAMSAVADASTLILDLRRNVGGEPDTLLLVASCLFDRPTALSSLYFPSSGVTERLVTSPVPGFGGAKPVFVLTSASTFSGGEALAYDLQQCGRATVVGETTAGGANFGDYHAVTDQLDLSVPDGYPVNPISGTNWEGVGVRPDIPVPAADALKVATSQS
- a CDS encoding cyclase encodes the protein MKSALRRTLTAAALAAIPALALATPASAATAVNFDCQANAPIVGPQKANFAQDATVTAPATVAPGANLTVVIDPAPNTLPTTVAGYKLKEVKTFTLKFPIPANSTYVNATLSGGSGLGSTPPKIAVANGVATLSFPGPIKGGAAFELPTVTATLKAGTSGTIQTKISGTSYTDPGLTFTAVVSSFIDISAPTACFPNPSPVFTTTTIG